A genomic stretch from Natronomonas gomsonensis includes:
- a CDS encoding DUF7385 family protein has translation MDIDTDELLASLTPREENPAIKSYQNTVAVACPACEEPFDDLVVCKQNPTSLNLSKQLDLCVGVEDGQAFIFTHKP, from the coding sequence ATGGACATCGATACAGACGAGCTACTCGCCTCGCTGACACCACGAGAAGAGAATCCCGCAATCAAGTCCTACCAGAACACGGTCGCCGTCGCCTGCCCAGCCTGCGAGGAGCCCTTCGACGACCTCGTCGTCTGCAAGCAAAACCCCACGAGCCTCAACCTCTCGAAACAGCTCGACCTCTGTGTCGGCGTCGAGGACGGACAGGCGTTCATCTTCACGCACAAACCCTAG
- a CDS encoding pyridoxamine 5'-phosphate oxidase family protein — translation MTVPDSVAMDDDERDAFLGDGGTGVISFPTDGDEAPHSIPVSYGYDTAEETFYFRLAAGEGREKSDLLDRSVSFVTYGTTDGTWQSVVAEGRLEETTDASIATETLEGLERVRIPLVDIFGQPPADVPFKFYRLAPESLTARKESSTSV, via the coding sequence ATGACAGTTCCTGACTCCGTGGCGATGGACGACGACGAGCGAGACGCGTTCCTCGGCGACGGCGGAACGGGCGTTATCTCCTTCCCGACCGACGGCGACGAAGCGCCGCACTCGATTCCAGTTTCCTACGGGTACGACACCGCCGAGGAGACGTTCTACTTCCGACTCGCCGCCGGCGAGGGCCGCGAAAAGAGCGACCTCCTCGACCGGTCGGTCTCGTTCGTGACTTACGGCACCACCGATGGCACCTGGCAGAGCGTCGTCGCCGAGGGGCGACTCGAAGAGACGACCGACGCCTCGATTGCGACGGAGACCCTCGAAGGCCTCGAACGCGTCCGGATTCCGCTCGTCGACATCTTCGGACAGCCGCCTGCGGACGTCCCCTTCAAGTTCTACCGACTCGCTCCCGAGTCGTTGACCGCTCGAAAGGAATCCTCGACGAGCGTCTGA